One Vibrio sp. CDRSL-10 TSBA genomic region harbors:
- the btuD gene encoding vitamin B12 ABC transporter ATP-binding protein BtuD, with the protein MIQIKSLNVDSRLLPLSFDCQAGEVLHVVGPNGSGKSTLLAALAGVLDSDGDIRVGEVDVRGASLSDLALHRAYLSQSEKPAFNLDVFQYLALSLPASATGMEEEVNQAIKTITAMLKIADKLHRSIHHLSGGEWQRVRLAGSCLQVWPALNPYAKLMILDEPAAPLDIAQEGLLYALIEQMAEQGITVVMANHDLNRSLRHADKVLLLNQGVVHRFGRADEVLSAENLAQVFETSIKRVELEGKPYLIFD; encoded by the coding sequence ATGATTCAGATTAAAAGCCTCAATGTAGACTCACGTTTATTACCTCTCTCGTTTGATTGCCAGGCGGGCGAAGTGCTCCACGTTGTGGGGCCGAACGGCAGCGGCAAAAGTACCCTGCTGGCGGCTCTGGCCGGGGTACTCGACAGTGATGGCGACATCCGGGTGGGGGAAGTCGATGTTCGGGGTGCCAGTCTGTCCGATTTAGCCTTGCATCGTGCTTATCTGTCACAAAGTGAAAAGCCGGCATTTAACTTGGACGTGTTCCAGTATCTGGCATTGTCATTACCAGCCAGTGCGACAGGGATGGAAGAAGAGGTTAATCAGGCAATTAAAACCATCACTGCCATGCTGAAAATTGCGGATAAGTTGCATCGTTCCATTCACCATCTGTCCGGAGGGGAATGGCAGCGGGTGCGTTTAGCCGGCAGTTGTTTACAAGTCTGGCCGGCACTTAACCCCTACGCCAAGCTGATGATTCTTGATGAGCCGGCAGCCCCGCTCGATATTGCTCAGGAAGGTTTACTGTATGCTCTGATTGAGCAAATGGCAGAGCAGGGGATTACGGTGGTTATGGCCAATCATGATCTTAACCGTTCACTGCGTCATGCCGATAAAGTGCTACTGCTGAATCAGGGCGTTGTTCATCGCTTTGGCCGCGCAGATGAGGTACTGAGTGCCGAAAATCTGGCCCAAGTATTTGAAACCTCAATCAAGCGGGTCGAGCTTGAAGGCAAACCTTACCTGATCTTCGACTAA
- a CDS encoding NADPH-dependent FMN reductase: protein MANYKIGYFVGSLSSTSINRKLALALAKLAPPDMQLVEIPIKDLPLYSQDYDDDFPPVARALKQSIAECDGLLFVTPEFNRSIPGCLKNAIDWASRPWGQNSFSSKPSAVIGTSPGAIGTAIAQSQLRSVLCFCNSPLMNTMEAYIQYHDGMIDDNHAITNERTEEFLQKYMHELHAFVVRVLTVLPRQS, encoded by the coding sequence ATGGCTAACTATAAAATAGGTTACTTTGTCGGCAGTTTATCTTCGACGTCGATAAATAGAAAGCTCGCCCTGGCCTTGGCTAAACTTGCACCGCCTGACATGCAGTTAGTCGAAATACCCATTAAGGATTTACCGCTTTACAGCCAGGATTACGATGATGATTTTCCGCCGGTTGCGCGGGCGCTGAAACAGTCTATCGCTGAATGTGATGGCTTGTTATTTGTGACCCCTGAATTCAACCGCTCGATTCCCGGTTGCCTGAAAAACGCGATTGACTGGGCCAGCCGCCCCTGGGGTCAGAACTCATTCTCAAGTAAGCCTTCAGCGGTCATCGGTACTTCACCTGGCGCGATTGGTACTGCCATCGCACAGAGCCAGTTGCGCAGTGTGCTGTGTTTTTGTAATTCGCCGCTGATGAATACGATGGAAGCTTATATCCAGTACCATGATGGTATGATTGATGATAATCACGCAATTACCAACGAGCGAACAGAGGAGTTCCTGCAAAAATACATGCACGAACTGCATGCGTTTGTGGTGCGGGTACTGACGGTACTGCCGCGTCAGAGTTAG
- a CDS encoding carboxylesterase family protein: MNLFPLDAQQQPLATIKQGQLAGTTTENITTFKGIPYAAPPVGDLRWKAPQPAAAWQGTRQAVNFESACMQPGNPFTDVPGQTRSEDCLYLNVWSPATHQDDALPVLVWIHGGGFSFGSTAQAMFDGTELAKKGVVFVSMAYRLGPFGFFAHPELSAETEHNGSGNYGLLDQIAALQWVQDNIRQFGGNPDNVTIMGESAGAISVSLLVASPLTRGLFHKAIAESGASFGNICSNGNDGQSIKPLADAESLGSEFSQLVGAKSIEDLRALPAQTVLERMPKLSAFVMQSSWPICDDYVIAGDPVTRYQSAQHNDTPVLIGSNAAEGSLFFYQESLDNYIDLVKRSFGEHAENILTAFPAENDQQALISRQNLFRDLVFAWHSWTWAKLQTQHGQGPVYSYYFNHTPPSFPNMPSLGPTHAAEMPYVFNLLLPPLAWRDNDKQLAEQMSSYWINFAKKRRS, from the coding sequence ATGAATTTATTTCCGCTTGACGCACAGCAGCAGCCACTAGCCACAATAAAGCAGGGGCAATTGGCCGGGACCACGACAGAGAATATCACTACTTTTAAAGGAATCCCTTATGCCGCGCCCCCGGTTGGCGACTTACGCTGGAAAGCTCCGCAGCCAGCTGCCGCGTGGCAGGGTACACGTCAGGCGGTAAATTTTGAGTCCGCCTGTATGCAGCCGGGAAATCCCTTCACCGATGTTCCGGGTCAGACCCGCAGTGAGGACTGCCTGTACCTCAATGTCTGGTCACCGGCTACTCACCAAGATGACGCTCTGCCCGTGTTGGTATGGATACATGGTGGTGGATTCTCCTTTGGCTCGACCGCGCAAGCGATGTTTGACGGCACAGAGCTGGCTAAAAAAGGCGTGGTGTTTGTCAGTATGGCCTATCGCCTCGGGCCATTTGGATTTTTCGCTCATCCTGAACTGTCAGCAGAGACCGAACATAACGGCTCCGGTAATTATGGCCTGCTGGATCAGATTGCCGCGCTGCAATGGGTACAAGACAATATTCGTCAGTTTGGCGGTAACCCGGATAATGTCACCATCATGGGCGAATCGGCTGGTGCCATATCAGTCAGCCTGCTGGTGGCTTCTCCGCTGACCCGGGGACTTTTCCACAAGGCAATCGCGGAAAGTGGCGCCTCCTTTGGCAATATCTGCTCAAACGGTAATGACGGCCAGTCAATAAAACCGCTGGCTGATGCCGAATCTCTCGGCTCCGAATTCAGCCAATTGGTTGGCGCCAAATCGATTGAAGATCTGCGTGCCCTTCCCGCTCAGACTGTATTGGAGCGAATGCCAAAACTGAGTGCTTTTGTTATGCAGTCGTCCTGGCCGATATGTGATGATTACGTGATTGCCGGTGACCCGGTGACGCGCTATCAAAGTGCTCAACATAATGATACGCCGGTGCTTATCGGTTCGAACGCCGCTGAAGGCTCATTATTCTTTTATCAGGAAAGCCTGGACAACTATATCGATCTGGTGAAACGCAGTTTCGGTGAACATGCCGAGAATATCCTGACCGCCTTCCCGGCCGAAAACGACCAGCAGGCGCTGATATCGCGCCAGAACCTGTTCCGCGATCTGGTATTTGCGTGGCACAGCTGGACCTGGGCCAAACTACAAACGCAACACGGTCAAGGTCCGGTTTATAGTTACTACTTTAACCATACCCCGCCTTCGTTTCCTAATATGCCAAGTTTAGGGCCGACTCACGCCGCGGAAATGCCTTACGTATTTAACTTACTGCTACCACCGCTGGCATGGCGCGACAACGACAAACAGTTGGCTGAACAGATGTCTTCTTACTGGATCAATTTCGCTAAGAAACGGCGATCCTAA
- a CDS encoding DUF1272 domain-containing protein: MLQIKPNCECCDTDLAPDSTQAMICSFECTFCASCVEQILDNVCPNCGGGFVARPIRPHNEWRAGVSLTQRPPSSERVHTPYSEQELRAFATKVRHIEPAQR, encoded by the coding sequence ATGCTACAAATAAAACCAAACTGTGAGTGTTGCGATACCGATCTGGCACCTGATTCGACTCAGGCCATGATTTGCAGCTTTGAATGTACCTTCTGCGCCTCGTGTGTTGAACAGATACTTGATAACGTATGCCCTAATTGCGGCGGTGGCTTTGTAGCTCGTCCGATTCGTCCGCACAATGAATGGCGTGCCGGAGTCAGTCTCACCCAACGGCCGCCATCAAGCGAACGGGTGCATACGCCGTATTCGGAGCAGGAATTGAGAGCATTTGCGACCAAAGTTCGTCATATTGAGCCTGCACAGCGTTGA
- a CDS encoding nucleoside triphosphate pyrophosphohydrolase family protein translates to MHLSKLTQEIFDHLYRDITEFRSTFDLPVAAPGSLDDKADTLHTSLAIEELTELAEADNKTEQADAIVDSVYVLMGRLVHLGDAKVSDNLAVSYLIDLLLNVAVNRGIDFVPCWDEVHSSNMSKVCRNEQEYAETEAFYAEQGIKLMAVQKGDYIIAKCAEDFVAEGKTIRQGKVLKSVYYRPADLAKLTQ, encoded by the coding sequence ATGCATTTATCTAAGCTGACGCAAGAGATTTTTGATCACCTTTACCGCGATATCACTGAGTTTCGCAGCACTTTTGACCTGCCGGTTGCTGCACCAGGCAGCCTGGACGATAAAGCAGATACGCTGCACACATCTCTGGCGATTGAAGAGCTGACCGAGCTTGCTGAAGCCGACAACAAAACTGAACAGGCTGATGCGATTGTCGACAGCGTGTATGTCCTGATGGGACGCCTGGTGCACCTGGGCGACGCCAAAGTCAGTGACAACCTGGCGGTAAGCTATCTGATTGACCTGTTGCTCAACGTTGCCGTTAACCGTGGTATCGACTTCGTTCCGTGCTGGGATGAAGTACATAGCTCGAACATGAGTAAAGTGTGCCGAAACGAGCAGGAATACGCGGAAACTGAAGCTTTCTACGCTGAACAAGGTATCAAGTTGATGGCAGTGCAAAAAGGCGACTACATTATCGCGAAATGTGCTGAGGACTTCGTTGCTGAGGGCAAAACCATTCGTCAGGGCAAAGTATTGAAATCCGTGTATTACCGTCCAGCCGATCTGGCCAAGCTGACTCAGTAA
- a CDS encoding DUF1415 domain-containing protein, which translates to MSSTINNQAIAASVNQWLDNVVIGLNLCPFAAKPQRNKQIKIQVSNATREEDLLQDILDQLLELDSKQPDELETTLVVVPDMLHDFTDYNFFIDWVEALIRQENWEGVYQVATFHPDYCFAGSEPEDAENLTNRAPYPIFHLIREESMEKVLKHYPNPEDIPDINIERVSNLTEAERKALFPYLFG; encoded by the coding sequence ATGAGCTCAACTATCAACAATCAGGCCATTGCTGCCAGCGTTAACCAATGGTTAGACAACGTAGTCATTGGCCTGAACCTGTGCCCTTTTGCCGCAAAGCCCCAACGCAATAAGCAGATCAAAATCCAGGTCAGCAACGCGACCCGTGAAGAAGATCTGCTGCAGGATATCCTGGATCAATTGCTGGAACTCGACAGCAAGCAGCCCGACGAACTGGAAACCACCCTGGTCGTGGTGCCGGACATGCTGCATGATTTCACCGATTACAACTTCTTCATCGACTGGGTTGAAGCACTGATCCGCCAGGAAAACTGGGAAGGTGTCTACCAGGTCGCCACTTTTCATCCGGATTACTGCTTTGCCGGCAGCGAACCGGAAGATGCCGAAAACCTGACCAACCGTGCTCCCTACCCGATCTTTCACCTGATCCGCGAAGAGAGTATGGAAAAGGTTCTCAAGCACTATCCAAACCCGGAAGATATCCCCGACATCAATATCGAACGAGTCTCCAACCTGACTGAAGCCGAACGCAAGGCGCTGTTTCCTTATCTGTTTGGTTAA
- a CDS encoding glutaredoxin family protein: MKRVVLYVKDKCPHCKDAQRHLDAKGIKYRLCNAKMERGRKELDAMGARSLPALKIGDRVMIGWNPSNFERIYNSKN, encoded by the coding sequence ATGAAACGAGTTGTACTTTACGTTAAAGATAAATGTCCGCATTGCAAAGATGCCCAGCGTCACCTGGACGCCAAAGGCATCAAATACCGTTTATGCAACGCGAAAATGGAACGCGGCCGTAAAGAGCTCGACGCTATGGGCGCACGCAGTCTGCCAGCGCTGAAAATCGGCGATCGCGTGATGATCGGCTGGAATCCGAGCAACTTTGAGCGTATTTACAACAGCAAAAACTAA
- a CDS encoding M48 family metallopeptidase, producing MNPVLKYIQGYPAHIIESVERLVDADKLVSWFEQRYPQRHDVQSEKALYAYTLEIKNQYMKKTAPLSKVVYDGKIHLINNALGLHTYVSRVHGNKIKAKNEIRIASAFKNAPEPLLRMLVVHELAHLREKEHNKAFYQLCCHMEPNYHQLELDARLYMMVLELRAGK from the coding sequence ATGAATCCCGTACTGAAATACATCCAGGGTTATCCTGCTCACATTATCGAATCGGTAGAACGTCTGGTCGACGCCGATAAACTGGTCAGCTGGTTTGAGCAGCGTTATCCGCAGCGCCATGATGTCCAGAGTGAGAAGGCACTGTATGCGTACACGCTGGAGATAAAAAACCAGTACATGAAGAAGACCGCGCCACTGAGCAAAGTGGTGTATGACGGCAAGATTCACCTCATCAACAACGCGCTCGGCCTGCACACCTATGTTTCCCGGGTGCACGGCAACAAAATCAAAGCCAAGAATGAAATTCGAATTGCCAGTGCATTTAAAAATGCGCCGGAGCCTTTGCTGCGCATGCTGGTGGTGCATGAACTGGCTCACCTGCGCGAAAAGGAGCACAATAAAGCGTTTTATCAGCTTTGTTGCCATATGGAACCGAATTACCATCAACTCGAACTGGATGCGCGCTTATACATGATGGTTCTTGAACTGAGAGCAGGAAAATAA
- the pilW gene encoding type IV pilus biogenesis/stability protein PilW, translated as MDRVQFKRLILVWIMMTAGCVTVTDIPDTNPQAMADSRIDLGLGYLSQGNMNKARENLYRATRHAPDYARSQLALAHYLDQVGEPEKARHIYQQARRAHPENGDVLNNFGTFLCKHGDYLSADTLFNQALQRPDYNQPAATLENAALCADKSGNREQAIHYLVRSLDYDPSNASAWLTLTRMQLSVGNTDDARSTLRAFSQRFGNPKAVQQLWLKVNATQAETQKSQR; from the coding sequence GTGGACAGAGTGCAATTCAAACGACTAATACTAGTGTGGATAATGATGACGGCGGGCTGCGTCACTGTGACCGATATCCCCGACACTAATCCTCAGGCGATGGCCGATTCAAGAATTGATCTGGGATTAGGCTATCTCAGCCAAGGGAATATGAACAAAGCACGTGAAAATCTGTACCGCGCTACACGTCATGCGCCGGACTACGCTCGTTCACAATTAGCGCTGGCACACTATCTGGACCAGGTCGGCGAACCCGAAAAGGCACGTCACATCTATCAGCAAGCCCGGCGAGCCCATCCGGAAAACGGGGATGTGTTGAATAACTTTGGCACTTTTTTATGTAAGCACGGCGACTATCTCTCGGCTGACACACTGTTTAATCAGGCGCTGCAAAGGCCGGATTACAATCAGCCCGCCGCTACTTTAGAAAATGCGGCGCTGTGTGCAGACAAGTCCGGCAACCGAGAGCAAGCGATCCACTATCTTGTCCGTAGCCTGGATTATGATCCGTCCAACGCCTCCGCTTGGCTGACCCTAACCCGGATGCAATTATCGGTGGGGAACACAGACGATGCCCGCAGTACACTGCGCGCGTTTAGCCAGCGTTTCGGTAACCCCAAAGCAGTGCAGCAACTTTGGCTGAAAGTGAATGCAACTCAGGCAGAGACACAAAAAAGCCAGCGCTGA
- the metA gene encoding homoserine O-succinyltransferase produces MPIKIPDQLPATDVLRTENIFVMSETRASTQGIRPLKVLILNLMPKKIETETQFLRLLSNSPLQVDIELLRIDDRPSKNTPEEHLNEFYRQFELVRHRNFDGLIITGAPLGLVQFEDVVYWDHLQQIMKWAKEHVTSTLYVCWAAQAGLKLLYNLPKQTREEKLSGVYVHENLQPYHPLLRGFDDTFLAPHSRYADFAPGYLETHTDLDILATSDVAGVYLASTKDKRNVFVTGHPEYDALTLHNEYIRDLSAGLEPAMPVNYYPNDDVDNTPRASWRSHGHLLFANWLNYCVYQQTPYDLEHFSEDKFTKDD; encoded by the coding sequence GTGCCGATTAAGATCCCCGATCAACTGCCTGCAACTGATGTTTTACGTACTGAGAATATCTTCGTCATGTCGGAAACCCGCGCATCGACCCAGGGTATTCGTCCGCTGAAGGTTCTGATTCTTAACCTGATGCCAAAGAAAATTGAAACCGAAACTCAGTTCCTGCGTCTGTTATCAAATTCACCGCTTCAGGTGGATATTGAACTGCTGCGTATCGATGATCGCCCAAGCAAGAACACACCAGAAGAGCACTTAAACGAATTTTATCGCCAGTTTGAGCTGGTCAGACACCGTAACTTCGATGGTCTGATCATTACTGGTGCGCCTTTAGGTTTAGTGCAATTCGAAGATGTCGTCTACTGGGACCATCTGCAGCAGATTATGAAATGGGCCAAAGAGCACGTGACCTCAACACTTTACGTGTGTTGGGCAGCACAAGCCGGCCTGAAATTGTTGTATAACCTGCCAAAACAGACACGTGAAGAGAAACTGTCCGGAGTTTATGTGCATGAAAACCTGCAGCCGTACCATCCGCTGCTGCGTGGTTTTGATGATACCTTCCTGGCTCCGCATTCACGTTATGCCGATTTTGCGCCTGGTTATCTGGAAACCCATACCGATCTGGATATTCTAGCGACATCTGACGTCGCAGGTGTTTATCTGGCATCCACGAAAGATAAACGTAACGTGTTTGTCACTGGTCATCCGGAGTACGACGCACTGACACTGCATAACGAGTACATCCGCGACCTGAGCGCGGGTCTGGAACCTGCCATGCCGGTCAACTACTATCCGAATGACGATGTCGACAATACACCACGCGCCAGCTGGCGTAGTCACGGTCATCTGTTGTTTGCCAACTGGCTGAACTACTGCGTTTATCAACAAACGCCGTACGATCTGGAGCACTTCAGCGAAGATAAATTCACCAAAGACGATTAA
- a CDS encoding ATP-binding protein has protein sequence MTPTLTLIRGLPGSGKSTLAQSLPAVHLEADMFFINAQGEYHYRPEQIAQAHAWCQQETENCLKQGKSVVVANTFVRHWEMSAYKKLARQYRAKLVIKVCRGEYPNIHGVEQETIERMRKKWQD, from the coding sequence ATGACTCCGACCCTGACCTTAATTCGTGGTTTACCCGGCTCGGGAAAATCGACGTTAGCCCAGTCTTTACCGGCGGTACATCTTGAAGCGGATATGTTTTTTATCAATGCTCAGGGCGAATATCACTACCGTCCGGAGCAGATAGCACAGGCACATGCCTGGTGTCAGCAAGAAACAGAAAACTGCCTCAAGCAGGGCAAAAGCGTGGTGGTTGCCAACACGTTTGTGCGGCACTGGGAGATGAGTGCGTATAAGAAACTGGCCCGTCAGTACCGGGCCAAACTGGTGATTAAGGTATGTCGTGGTGAGTATCCCAACATCCATGGTGTAGAGCAGGAGACCATCGAGCGTATGCGTAAAAAGTGGCAGGATTAA
- a CDS encoding ABC transporter permease, whose product MKHASVNSSNSGAQNVANHANHGASPASDDTARLPAQWPLLRKDKWLLACLTWLPMLLSASIWWIFSAGIVHNLPIGVVDLSHSQLSRQLQRHLDATSTLAVTRHYQDVAAAKQDMVTSDIYAFVVIPRQFDKSVYRSELPQVTTFYNSQYILVGRVISSAIMQAVATLNAEIGVVRSLSAGNQTTQGALGQVVPVRTQITPLFNKNTNYAQFLVSAIIPAIWQIVIVVSTILILSANTRIYGLQRWLGQRPLRHLSQTLLRYYPIFIIQGAAYLLWFYSVLQWPMHGNLLVLILAQMITTVGCMIMGAVFFFLSLDPARAMSFAGAFTAPSFAFMGITFPTSDMGTLAQTWRSLLPVSHYIEVQVSQVSYGLDGFQSLTHLLPMIGYLLPLLLTVVLMRKHLRTTSVRSAHATD is encoded by the coding sequence ATGAAGCACGCTTCGGTTAACAGCAGTAATAGCGGCGCTCAGAACGTTGCTAACCATGCTAATCACGGTGCAAGTCCGGCCTCGGACGACACAGCTCGCCTGCCTGCACAGTGGCCGCTGCTGCGCAAGGATAAATGGTTGCTGGCCTGCCTGACCTGGCTGCCGATGCTTCTCTCGGCCAGTATCTGGTGGATATTTTCTGCCGGTATCGTCCATAACCTGCCCATCGGTGTGGTGGATTTGTCACACAGCCAGTTATCACGTCAGTTGCAGCGCCATCTTGATGCGACGTCAACTTTAGCGGTAACCCGCCATTACCAGGATGTCGCCGCAGCGAAACAGGATATGGTCACCAGCGACATCTACGCGTTTGTGGTCATTCCCCGCCAGTTTGATAAGTCGGTCTATCGCAGTGAATTGCCGCAGGTCACCACGTTTTACAACAGCCAATACATCCTGGTCGGGCGGGTCATCAGCTCAGCGATCATGCAGGCCGTCGCAACGCTCAACGCTGAAATCGGGGTCGTCAGAAGCCTCTCCGCCGGCAATCAGACCACTCAGGGCGCGTTGGGTCAGGTTGTGCCGGTACGCACGCAAATCACGCCACTATTTAATAAGAACACCAATTACGCCCAGTTTCTGGTGTCTGCCATTATTCCGGCCATCTGGCAGATTGTGATCGTGGTGAGCACCATTCTGATTCTCAGCGCCAATACCCGAATTTATGGATTACAGCGCTGGCTTGGCCAACGACCCTTACGGCATCTGAGCCAGACGCTGCTGCGTTACTATCCAATTTTCATTATTCAGGGCGCGGCGTACCTGCTGTGGTTCTACAGCGTCTTGCAATGGCCGATGCATGGTAATCTGCTGGTCTTAATCCTGGCCCAGATGATTACCACTGTCGGCTGTATGATTATGGGCGCTGTCTTTTTCTTCCTTAGCCTGGATCCTGCACGTGCCATGAGCTTCGCGGGCGCATTTACCGCGCCCAGTTTTGCCTTTATGGGCATTACTTTTCCAACCAGCGATATGGGAACGCTTGCCCAGACCTGGCGCAGCCTGCTGCCGGTCAGTCACTATATCGAAGTCCAGGTCAGTCAGGTCAGTTACGGACTGGACGGGTTTCAGTCGCTAACGCACCTGCTACCGATGATCGGGTATTTATTACCACTGCTGTTAACCGTCGTCCTGATGCGCAAGCATCTGCGCACAACATCGGTGAGGAGTGCCCATGCGACTGACTGA
- a CDS encoding TolC family protein, whose protein sequence is MKVKSISVLLTSLLALPSAFAAPISFDQAWEILQRQNHSLAAERANVDHFEHLHNATSSMNLPSVTVGANYTRLDQDVTLSLKQVADSAGGIAAPAALAPLFASLGSLTSTITERDIFSSSIRAVWPVFTGGRITAAQNAAEGKKEEAESQLAMEVQARYEDLAKYYFSVVLAQEVLQTRIEVEKGLTQHRDNALKLEQQGQIARVERLQAEASLDKATVERKKAQKDLDIAQSALTQILNQRQVVEPSGDLFINQSLPPMSAFIDQTLATYPGLDLLNAKEKQASSLIKAEKGKYYPEVYLYGTYNLYEDDSLASDLRPDWLVGVGVNVPLVENTGRSEQVKAASSLVTQVKYRREQAKQDLSVLVEKTYKEAEQAQEEVEGLNSSLQLAQENLRLRQKAFTQGLSTSVDVVDAELYLASIRTQQAAAGFHYLIALTKLLAISSEMTTFPQYQQSAQPLSTAPNQPAARSAISMTETPSS, encoded by the coding sequence ATGAAAGTGAAATCAATCAGTGTGCTGTTAACTTCTCTGTTGGCGCTCCCTTCAGCGTTTGCTGCGCCGATCTCCTTTGACCAGGCGTGGGAGATTTTGCAGCGACAAAACCATTCGTTAGCCGCCGAGCGAGCCAATGTCGATCATTTTGAGCACCTGCATAACGCCACTTCCAGTATGAATTTACCTTCTGTGACCGTGGGAGCCAATTACACCCGCCTTGACCAAGATGTGACATTGTCACTTAAACAGGTCGCAGACAGCGCAGGAGGCATCGCCGCCCCGGCAGCCCTGGCTCCTCTTTTCGCCTCTCTCGGCTCTCTGACCTCGACCATCACGGAACGCGATATTTTCAGCTCTTCTATTCGCGCAGTCTGGCCTGTTTTTACCGGTGGTCGTATTACTGCTGCGCAAAATGCTGCTGAAGGCAAGAAAGAAGAGGCAGAAAGCCAGCTCGCGATGGAAGTTCAGGCACGATATGAAGACCTGGCCAAGTATTATTTCAGCGTGGTCTTGGCGCAGGAAGTGCTACAAACCCGTATTGAGGTGGAAAAAGGGCTGACTCAACATCGGGACAACGCGCTTAAGCTCGAACAACAAGGCCAGATCGCCCGGGTCGAGCGACTGCAGGCCGAAGCCTCACTTGATAAAGCGACCGTTGAACGCAAAAAAGCGCAAAAAGATCTCGATATTGCCCAAAGCGCCCTCACCCAGATCCTCAATCAACGACAAGTGGTTGAACCGAGCGGTGATTTGTTTATCAACCAAAGCTTACCGCCAATGAGCGCCTTCATTGATCAGACGCTGGCGACTTACCCGGGTCTGGACTTGCTCAACGCTAAAGAAAAACAGGCCAGCAGCCTTATCAAAGCGGAAAAAGGCAAATACTACCCTGAAGTCTATCTGTACGGCACTTACAACTTATACGAAGATGATTCCCTCGCCAGTGACCTTAGACCGGACTGGCTGGTCGGCGTCGGCGTCAATGTGCCACTAGTGGAAAATACCGGACGCAGTGAGCAAGTGAAGGCCGCCAGTAGTCTGGTCACCCAAGTGAAATACCGTCGTGAACAGGCTAAGCAAGATCTCAGTGTGCTGGTTGAAAAAACCTATAAAGAAGCCGAGCAAGCCCAAGAAGAAGTGGAAGGACTCAACTCGAGTCTGCAACTGGCACAGGAAAACCTGCGTTTACGCCAGAAAGCCTTTACGCAAGGGCTGTCGACCTCAGTGGATGTGGTCGATGCCGAGTTATACCTCGCCAGCATACGTACCCAACAGGCGGCAGCCGGATTCCACTACCTGATCGCACTAACCAAGCTACTGGCTATTTCCAGTGAAATGACCACTTTCCCGCAATACCAGCAAAGTGCACAGCCGCTCAGTACAGCGCCCAATCAACCTGCTGCTCGTTCGGCCATTTCGATGACGGAGACCCCATCTTCATGA
- a CDS encoding response regulator, whose product MTTRVLIIEDDVAIAQLHHKYLNQMGGFDVVGIATSQAEAEMQLEVLQPDLVLLDVYLPDGTGLDILQWVRSRNACCDVILITAARDVETLQQAMRGGVVDYLLKPVMFPRLEAALKKYLARQVELGKVADLDQGLVDKMLTSSSQQDTSASRLPKGIDGVTLDKIRHLFNASVSLTADEAGEKIGASRTTARRYLEYLIGSGELEADVRYGSVGRPERSYKKVTRI is encoded by the coding sequence ATGACGACCCGGGTACTGATCATTGAAGATGATGTGGCGATTGCCCAGTTACACCATAAATATCTCAATCAGATGGGCGGCTTCGACGTTGTCGGGATTGCGACGTCACAGGCGGAAGCCGAAATGCAACTGGAGGTACTGCAGCCGGATTTGGTGTTACTTGATGTCTATCTGCCCGATGGCACTGGTCTGGATATACTGCAATGGGTACGCAGTCGCAATGCCTGCTGTGATGTGATCCTGATTACCGCCGCGCGTGATGTGGAAACTCTGCAACAGGCGATGCGCGGTGGTGTGGTTGATTATCTGCTCAAACCCGTAATGTTTCCCCGTTTGGAAGCGGCGTTGAAGAAGTACCTGGCACGTCAGGTTGAGTTAGGAAAAGTCGCCGATTTGGATCAGGGGCTGGTGGATAAAATGCTCACTTCTTCCTCTCAGCAGGACACATCCGCATCGCGCTTGCCTAAGGGGATCGATGGTGTGACGTTGGATAAAATTCGTCATCTGTTCAATGCATCTGTCAGCCTGACCGCTGATGAAGCCGGTGAGAAAATAGGTGCCAGCCGCACCACAGCAAGACGTTATCTTGAGTATTTGATTGGTTCGGGAGAGCTGGAAGCAGATGTCCGTTATGGTTCTGTGGGGCGTCCTGAGCGCAGTTATAAGAAAGTCACCCGAATATGA